The proteins below come from a single Gimesia alba genomic window:
- a CDS encoding ATP-binding protein, whose translation MTEIEILLRKLEPLIPERVKKWRKTLDFANPELRDLVHRQILHTAHSVLGDYQKKLLLSLPPEKIAKGNLHLGTVIYEQPKWQFALSKNELNQNLSIFGRSGAGKTNVVFHILKQLVSQKIPFLFLDWKRTARHLLPLFSDNVEVFTPGRNLSPFPFNPLIVPSGLEKSVYLNQVVDVLASAYVLGEGAKSIVHKALIASFKKEKAPSFKTVLEAIESMQTKERATGWKLTAKRAIESVAASFKSVDAEAQEQFTKSLLKQNTIIELDGLSQSAKKFLIPLLCSWVYSVQMTNQNREQLQFVVVFEEAHHVLYRQEHRSSETLMNQLLRQGRELGIGCIVVEQHPHLISSAALGNCYTTICLNQKDPTDINKAAGLSLVHDSDKHHFSMLPVGQGIVKLQDRFRQPFLLQFPLVDVTKGVMTDSVLKEYIKNAKSFRERRFFTQDLASNSRERKITASVDKRRFFLNDIGMENSPFQLLEDVVQFPEDGLNKRYKRLKLSAENGHAFKKKLLEMNLVTQGSVKTGKTSKLVLSPTTNAKKLLLGTEGIDGRASLQHEYWKKWCAKIFESFGYFTQFEWLRTAGDNSGRMDVLAWKASESVKSIALEIETGKSDVVSNVKRDLLEGMQKVVVVATDEKAYQKVEQALNSAGLLMPGIVEIILRNSFDDFHLLTRHVPNLQKEIFSGDVIRLLKDIVQFPDDGVFARYQRLGFDTKKGNRLKNLLIENSLVEPQKVQSGNAFILLLQLTDTAKKLLSQCEEKSGTIRDKATEMIPSRKRLGRREWLAAGVPQPDTCIEMLQDSTDVVSRVRNDLAEGYKKIVVVVPDKKILEKVREELSEIGLLKRIRVLVSGQF comes from the coding sequence ATGACAGAGATTGAAATACTACTTAGAAAACTGGAACCACTCATACCAGAACGAGTAAAAAAATGGCGAAAGACCTTGGACTTTGCAAATCCTGAATTAAGGGATTTAGTACATCGCCAGATACTTCACACTGCTCACTCCGTTTTGGGAGATTATCAAAAGAAACTTTTGCTCTCACTCCCTCCGGAAAAAATAGCAAAAGGCAATCTCCATCTTGGCACTGTTATTTATGAGCAACCAAAATGGCAGTTTGCTCTTTCTAAAAATGAACTGAACCAAAATCTTTCAATATTTGGTCGTTCAGGTGCGGGAAAAACAAACGTTGTATTTCACATTTTAAAGCAACTTGTCTCTCAAAAAATCCCATTCCTCTTTTTGGACTGGAAGAGAACCGCCCGCCATCTTCTTCCATTGTTTTCTGATAACGTTGAAGTTTTCACGCCAGGAAGAAATCTTTCTCCCTTTCCCTTTAATCCTTTGATTGTTCCCTCTGGTTTAGAAAAGTCCGTTTATTTAAATCAGGTCGTTGATGTGCTGGCTTCAGCCTATGTGCTAGGTGAAGGAGCCAAAAGCATTGTACATAAAGCACTCATTGCCAGTTTTAAAAAAGAAAAAGCTCCTTCGTTTAAGACTGTCTTGGAAGCAATTGAATCCATGCAAACAAAAGAACGGGCAACAGGCTGGAAATTAACTGCCAAAAGAGCCATCGAAAGCGTTGCTGCATCTTTTAAATCCGTTGATGCAGAAGCGCAAGAGCAGTTCACGAAATCGCTGCTCAAACAGAATACGATAATTGAACTCGATGGTTTGTCGCAAAGTGCCAAGAAATTTTTAATCCCATTATTGTGTTCCTGGGTTTATTCCGTACAGATGACAAACCAGAATCGAGAACAACTGCAATTTGTTGTGGTCTTCGAAGAAGCTCATCATGTATTGTACAGGCAAGAGCACAGAAGTAGCGAAACTCTTATGAACCAGCTTTTACGGCAAGGACGAGAGCTAGGAATTGGCTGTATTGTCGTTGAACAGCATCCACATTTAATTTCCAGTGCTGCGTTAGGAAACTGCTACACGACTATCTGCTTAAACCAAAAAGATCCAACCGACATTAATAAAGCGGCAGGTCTGTCGTTAGTGCATGATTCAGATAAACACCATTTTAGCATGCTGCCTGTTGGTCAGGGAATTGTGAAATTACAGGATCGCTTCCGCCAGCCATTTCTTTTGCAATTTCCCTTGGTTGACGTGACAAAGGGAGTCATGACTGATTCAGTGCTAAAAGAGTACATAAAAAATGCCAAGAGTTTCCGAGAGCGTAGATTTTTTACACAGGATTTGGCGAGCAATTCCCGAGAGCGTAAAATCACTGCTTCCGTCGATAAAAGACGGTTTTTCTTGAATGATATAGGTATGGAAAATAGTCCGTTTCAATTATTAGAAGATGTTGTTCAGTTCCCTGAAGATGGTCTGAATAAACGATATAAACGATTGAAACTGAGTGCTGAAAACGGTCACGCATTCAAAAAGAAATTACTTGAGATGAATCTTGTGACGCAAGGTTCAGTAAAGACTGGGAAAACATCCAAGCTCGTTCTTTCTCCGACGACAAATGCCAAGAAACTATTACTTGGTACAGAAGGCATTGATGGACGCGCATCACTCCAACATGAGTATTGGAAAAAGTGGTGTGCCAAAATTTTTGAATCGTTTGGCTACTTCACTCAGTTTGAGTGGCTGAGAACAGCAGGTGACAATTCTGGTCGAATGGATGTTTTAGCCTGGAAAGCGTCCGAGAGCGTTAAATCTATTGCTCTTGAGATTGAGACCGGTAAATCTGATGTTGTTTCAAACGTGAAAAGAGATCTGCTTGAAGGGATGCAAAAAGTAGTTGTTGTTGCAACGGATGAAAAAGCATATCAGAAAGTAGAACAGGCACTAAATTCTGCTGGTTTGTTGATGCCAGGTATAGTTGAAATCATCCTACGAAATTCATTTGATGATTTTCACCTATTAACTCGACATGTGCCAAACCTTCAAAAAGAAATATTTAGTGGTGATGTCATTAGGCTACTCAAAGATATTGTTCAGTTTCCCGATGATGGAGTTTTTGCACGCTATCAGCGTCTGGGTTTTGATACGAAGAAAGGCAATCGACTGAAAAACTTATTGATTGAGAATAGTCTGGTTGAGCCTCAAAAAGTGCAATCGGGCAACGCTTTCATACTTCTACTTCAATTAACTGACACTGCTAAAAAGCTGCTCAGTCAGTGTGAAGAGAAAAGTGGCACAATTAGAGACAAAGCTACAGAAATGATTCCATCCAGAAAGAGGCTAGGCAGAAGGGAATGGCTTGCTGCAGGAGTGCCACAGCCTGACACATGTATTGAGATGCTGCAAGACTCAACCGATGTTGTTTCTAGGGTGCGGAATGATTTGGCAGAAGGATATAAGAAAATAGTTGTAGTTGTTCCTGATAAAAAAATATTGGAGAAAGTTCGTGAGGAGCTAAGTGAAATCGGATTGTTGAAACGTATTAGAGTTTTGGTAAGTGGACAATTTTGA
- a CDS encoding YegP family protein, whose translation MAEVTYPCYWQKKDNKKQWYWVYYAKNGEAISRSSESYVKRSDCLHSIELMKNSSDDSVYYDKD comes from the coding sequence ATGGCAGAAGTAACCTATCCCTGTTATTGGCAGAAAAAAGACAACAAAAAGCAGTGGTACTGGGTTTACTACGCAAAAAATGGAGAAGCAATTTCACGAAGCAGTGAAAGTTATGTCAAACGTTCAGACTGCTTACATTCAATTGAATTAATGAAGAACTCATCGGATGACTCAGTTTATTATGACAAGGATTAA
- a CDS encoding DUF6338 family protein: protein MSFPSADLVSAVYQLLPGFITAWIFYSLTAHPKKSPFERTIQALIFTAIIKLLVLPLSWSFIWLGSYGWTIGVWNQDTSFIVSAFFAIALGFLFSYFANTGILHANLFPLISATKRTSHPSEWFSAFNEDKCFIYLHFKDGRRLFGWPYEWPDHPDEGHFVILRPEWILEDNQRAPLSLTLKMLIPAKQVRMVEFEKDENDPTYDLDQLQKSTELLLNLRKDDDE from the coding sequence ATGAGTTTTCCGAGTGCAGATTTAGTTTCCGCTGTTTACCAGCTATTACCTGGATTTATCACTGCATGGATTTTTTATAGCCTAACAGCTCATCCGAAAAAGTCGCCTTTTGAACGCACCATTCAAGCACTGATATTTACTGCAATAATTAAACTCTTGGTACTTCCACTTAGTTGGTCTTTTATTTGGCTGGGATCATATGGGTGGACTATTGGTGTTTGGAATCAGGACACTTCATTTATTGTTTCTGCGTTCTTCGCAATAGCATTGGGTTTTCTGTTTTCTTATTTTGCTAATACTGGGATATTACATGCGAACCTTTTCCCTCTAATCAGTGCAACAAAAAGAACATCACATCCGTCAGAATGGTTTAGCGCATTCAATGAAGATAAGTGTTTTATCTACCTCCATTTTAAAGACGGTAGGCGCCTTTTTGGTTGGCCTTATGAATGGCCTGATCACCCTGATGAAGGGCACTTTGTTATTCTAAGACCCGAATGGATTTTAGAAGATAACCAACGGGCTCCTCTTTCACTTACTCTGAAAATGCTAATTCCAGCCAAGCAGGTAAGAATGGTGGAATTTGAGAAAGACGAAAATGATCCAACTTACGACCTTGACCAACTGCAGAAATCAACAGAGCTCTTACTGAATCTTAGAAAAGATGATGATGAATAG
- a CDS encoding YegP family protein has protein sequence MSSFYSYDDSTPNNLRNGAMAYYIYKDISGQWRWRYVAGNNRIIAVSSESYFNKADCQNAVEIMRRSWESEVFYLSP, from the coding sequence ATGTCATCTTTCTATTCATATGATGACAGTACCCCAAACAACTTAAGGAATGGGGCTATGGCTTATTACATCTACAAAGACATCTCTGGACAATGGCGTTGGAGATATGTGGCTGGAAATAACAGGATTATCGCTGTTTCCAGTGAGTCTTATTTCAACAAAGCTGATTGTCAAAATGCGGTTGAAATAATGCGAAGAAGTTGGGAATCAGAGGTTTTCTATCTATCTCCCTAA
- a CDS encoding eL24 family ribosomal protein has protein sequence MEEKEDKKIECQNCKQEIYFSGDVLTVERAVRGDQIIPLGGVKYFCSENCISDYYREFENTPGVNFFRAPY, from the coding sequence ATGGAAGAAAAAGAGGATAAAAAAATTGAGTGCCAGAATTGTAAGCAGGAGATTTATTTCTCAGGCGATGTGTTGACAGTAGAGCGAGCAGTGAGAGGAGATCAGATCATACCTCTTGGAGGAGTGAAGTATTTTTGTAGTGAGAATTGCATTTCCGATTATTATCGTGAGTTTGAAAATACTCCTGGGGTGAACTTTTTTCGGGCTCCTTATTGA
- a CDS encoding tetratricopeptide repeat protein, producing MTPMQLRSYLVIILFLHIFVGERSEAQLITIQAESLQSLQKCIQAPAQIAHVDNWFFEDQAWIWEDWSSMPGVSKQENCRILIDLKDQPPEDLAAHIVRVVKLDNKLAGSKEWKISPHKAPSHYLIQTPNNHNLVGIQHDEWLFCMPAKSLSVNEFEISNIASGFHSLPARKSVLVRLNFKRVPEPLIKMWLGKLNNKLGNILEESVGVSRWVLTLMFADLTKSIREFIRGHEFVQFDAGPLGTDVFKFAITLQPDKKHMNAYNWASNTKSSFSTLFTNDDVVIASTSFSSAKDAGEGQDELSFQEMMKEFDGIGQFLMFVADPKYATFINRMNERFRTLPKSDTELMSCVIAVSGGPEGDKPGFAFGYRNANLPAIVDFMEKELRNLAPNESISSKHDNSTGFYYYSSPFMFDTVLHLAWKEDLIIGGIDDSGRLAIQKIIKQYDGKLKKTPAVQLVYRPIYFDILSANSNIKRFREQSDHYPTLSLAKSLSRKREMLRYAVKNGHDAKITVSVSGGEYLKINFAFGRSVLDWWQAEFQMKQQPHSRPSRIATALDHKEWFSRTIGNELTTDTLLSLSDKQEKLIIERLISYLGSPRHFYSEYQARVYPDIVFLVQSSISGDKDWKRTFFQEILPSADFKKLQRIAMIYGTEVNHLFALDEIRRVRSDFYNSMRKTDDNRAKALSEVQNRLNKIIRLAPTYASAYLLRATVSRVQGNSRGAYQDVSLAVRHSKKYEKAKALFAKADLLLEMKHYMRAKNTYLEAIKNQNEHHSLLLSQEANLLNSVAWLMSTSSDPDVRDGKTAIGLATKACELTKWKSYMYLDTLAAAYADHANFEMAEKWQREAIKLAPETQSDDFQSRLDLYRLKKPFRENSQKNADARGN from the coding sequence ATGACGCCTATGCAACTTCGGTCCTATCTTGTAATTATATTATTCCTTCACATTTTTGTGGGTGAGCGATCTGAGGCACAGCTTATAACAATTCAAGCGGAGTCTTTGCAGTCACTTCAGAAGTGCATTCAGGCACCGGCGCAAATTGCCCATGTTGATAATTGGTTTTTTGAGGATCAAGCATGGATCTGGGAAGACTGGTCTTCAATGCCAGGAGTGTCCAAGCAAGAAAATTGTCGGATTCTGATTGATTTGAAAGACCAGCCTCCTGAAGATTTAGCTGCTCACATTGTTCGAGTGGTTAAACTTGATAACAAACTGGCTGGTAGCAAAGAGTGGAAGATTTCCCCCCATAAAGCCCCATCACATTATCTAATTCAGACACCTAATAATCACAACCTTGTCGGCATACAACATGACGAATGGTTGTTCTGTATGCCTGCAAAGTCACTTTCTGTGAATGAATTCGAAATTTCGAATATCGCATCAGGATTTCATTCACTTCCCGCACGAAAGTCGGTACTAGTTCGACTTAATTTTAAGCGTGTTCCTGAACCTTTAATAAAAATGTGGCTGGGTAAACTTAATAATAAGCTCGGAAATATTCTAGAAGAATCCGTAGGAGTCTCACGGTGGGTTTTGACTTTAATGTTCGCGGATTTGACAAAATCAATTCGAGAATTTATTCGTGGACATGAATTTGTACAATTTGATGCTGGTCCGCTTGGAACGGATGTATTCAAGTTTGCGATTACGCTACAGCCAGATAAGAAGCATATGAATGCATACAATTGGGCTTCAAATACCAAATCATCTTTTAGCACTCTTTTTACAAACGATGATGTTGTGATAGCCTCCACATCTTTTTCCTCTGCAAAAGATGCAGGTGAGGGACAGGATGAGCTATCATTCCAAGAAATGATGAAGGAATTTGATGGCATTGGTCAGTTTTTGATGTTTGTAGCTGATCCCAAATATGCAACATTTATAAACAGGATGAATGAACGGTTTCGGACACTGCCCAAGTCAGATACAGAATTGATGTCATGTGTTATTGCAGTATCAGGAGGACCGGAAGGAGATAAGCCTGGATTTGCTTTTGGTTATCGTAATGCAAATTTGCCTGCGATTGTTGACTTCATGGAGAAAGAGTTACGCAATCTGGCGCCGAACGAATCTATTAGTAGCAAACACGACAATTCAACTGGGTTCTATTATTATTCGTCTCCATTCATGTTCGATACAGTGTTGCATCTGGCTTGGAAAGAGGATCTTATTATCGGCGGAATAGATGATTCCGGGAGATTAGCCATACAAAAGATTATTAAACAGTATGATGGTAAACTAAAAAAGACTCCTGCTGTTCAGTTGGTGTATCGTCCAATATATTTCGATATTCTTTCAGCCAATTCAAACATCAAGCGATTTAGGGAGCAATCAGATCATTACCCAACATTAAGCCTTGCAAAATCACTCTCTCGAAAAAGAGAAATGCTTAGATATGCAGTAAAAAATGGACATGATGCCAAGATTACTGTTTCTGTTAGTGGTGGAGAATATCTCAAGATCAATTTTGCATTTGGTCGTTCAGTTCTCGATTGGTGGCAAGCAGAGTTCCAGATGAAACAGCAACCACACAGTCGACCATCCCGTATCGCTACAGCACTGGATCATAAAGAGTGGTTTTCGCGCACTATAGGAAACGAATTGACGACAGACACTCTTTTGTCATTATCTGATAAACAAGAAAAGTTAATTATTGAAAGATTGATTTCTTATCTCGGGTCGCCAAGGCATTTCTATTCCGAGTATCAAGCACGAGTGTATCCTGATATTGTGTTTTTAGTTCAGTCTAGCATAAGTGGTGATAAAGACTGGAAACGAACGTTTTTTCAAGAGATATTACCATCTGCAGACTTTAAGAAATTACAACGCATAGCAATGATCTATGGGACCGAAGTTAATCATCTATTCGCACTCGATGAGATTAGAAGAGTCAGAAGTGATTTTTACAATAGCATGCGTAAGACTGATGATAATCGAGCCAAGGCTCTTTCAGAAGTACAGAACCGATTAAATAAAATCATTCGGCTAGCTCCTACTTATGCAAGTGCTTATCTTTTACGTGCTACAGTCTCGCGTGTTCAAGGAAACTCCCGTGGTGCGTATCAGGATGTTTCGTTAGCAGTTCGTCACTCTAAGAAGTATGAGAAAGCAAAGGCATTATTTGCAAAGGCTGATTTGCTTTTGGAAATGAAACACTATATGCGTGCGAAGAATACTTATCTGGAAGCCATTAAAAATCAAAACGAACATCACTCATTATTATTATCTCAAGAAGCAAATCTACTGAATTCCGTGGCATGGTTGATGTCGACTTCGTCAGATCCTGATGTACGCGATGGCAAGACTGCAATAGGGCTAGCAACTAAAGCTTGTGAACTCACAAAATGGAAGTCGTATATGTATCTTGATACGCTCGCCGCTGCTTATGCAGATCATGCAAACTTCGAAATGGCTGAGAAATGGCAGCGTGAGGCCATCAAACTGGCACCTGAAACACAATCAGACGACTTTCAAAGCAGACTTGATCTTTATAGATTAAAGAAGCCATTCAGAGAAAATTCTCAGAAAAATGCCGATGCTCGTGGAAATTAA
- a CDS encoding WD40 repeat domain-containing protein produces MNWKYQAFAALLAIGLSIFIVWNILFKDNQDNLDNLEKVLNHRADVSERPKQGRNLAIIFGIDDYQDNKFVDLGLATSDALAFHDILVANFGYQEKHIFFRTNSDANKNQIDTAFDNWLSAFYPKLNKNDSLIFFFAGHGEVVDTDLSNRNADEPTTYLAFVNSTKNGIRDNGISVREVRNQLQRIPCNQRAIILSCCYSGALFEETGPTIEMVQTNTPTNNKAFWGLTSGMNTPVPDLGIKNHSVLISALLEEMQDCCNSDFPDKRFTFEELAIRVKRRVKRQVWAIGGQSPVSGRLKERDGGISTADFIFVPTVPCLTPREREKLITQRLESADSVVQQLEYFSLFERAYNLYLDGQLDRARRDLSLCSPQHRNWEWHWLNHILHNLMPHSTLPQSSVALSISSKGVIAIGMGHSAIDGKLKIINTKTGNIFSKNTFAPGVTVVQFSPKQDFLVVGDREGHLTVWNSHCELTTRLDSTESAITAIQFTAKGDKLAIGRENGSVDIWDVSSQGEFQLISSMPTVLGSIKEITFSSNGQGIACVSIDGEIAYTSLTNLDSSQSIAEIPNVHSLGFLNSSTVIAVTDKELLQVSCVTGKINSRLRINDCTNAWFNHRSGYIICLEKSAFVFREIHQGNILDRLITQAGPYHAVEFSSPAGKFATINDIGHLLLQDVPLLKAPKNINVMGMNSQGTLALASDSSGLLDIYSPKSLARAKIPFSVSKKQISAFAFSFGKRELISLVTKSGHVSVWDLEEATQINSWSSTLNNISACAWHPNDEILVLANQDGLIEFWDVALGKQCRPKLRTGGSGITDLTVSPNGAFLAAAMKEYMATPSKSIVWDMSSDQRIVEFVPRHRGPSRNSEIVAVSFAEDSQYVVSATRGEGLAVVYLDAPKSIIQLPGERSEVKDVIAFGNRIVSVGDQITIRDTKTGHSVIQIEQKAQSVARNGDNIQIMTDNRGIISFNGSDPLEIASIPIEAYDAVPLSDGTLLIASLQTIDFQWGVAVWNIQRNKLEKTIALSDFAVRSIAISPVSPTMILARDGGELASYNITSGKKIWSTKVGSSSLSSCTFNRSGTKVVVGSEDGQIKIYNISGELVHGPIQISDKPISRILCPQDVDELLVASGTGRLSKWDCENAELTWDINAYKNSINDITFDSDENIVWSVGDNGDVISWSFTTAKQLSKITSYYQDIHSIVITPTEDSMMVGYSWDCNVLFWSTSQPLSFKTYNTGTQGGCRVRLSEDNAKVIAVASDTHGVRLFDTQALISKLKMSID; encoded by the coding sequence ATGAACTGGAAATACCAGGCTTTTGCTGCATTGTTGGCCATTGGCCTTTCGATTTTTATTGTGTGGAATATTCTGTTTAAAGACAACCAGGATAACCTGGATAACCTGGAAAAGGTATTGAATCATAGAGCTGATGTCAGTGAGCGCCCTAAGCAAGGCCGAAATCTGGCGATTATCTTTGGGATCGATGACTACCAGGATAATAAATTTGTTGATTTAGGTCTTGCCACAAGCGATGCACTGGCTTTTCACGACATTCTTGTTGCTAATTTTGGTTATCAGGAAAAGCACATATTTTTTCGGACAAATTCTGACGCAAACAAGAATCAAATCGATACTGCATTTGATAACTGGTTATCCGCTTTTTATCCAAAACTGAATAAAAATGATTCTCTGATTTTCTTTTTTGCGGGACACGGAGAAGTAGTTGATACAGACTTGAGTAATCGAAATGCTGATGAACCCACTACATATCTAGCTTTTGTCAATTCAACGAAAAATGGTATCAGGGACAATGGTATCTCTGTTCGTGAGGTCCGCAATCAACTTCAACGCATTCCCTGCAATCAACGCGCTATTATTTTATCGTGTTGCTATTCCGGCGCTCTATTTGAAGAAACTGGTCCAACGATCGAGATGGTTCAAACAAATACCCCAACGAACAACAAAGCATTTTGGGGATTAACATCAGGTATGAACACCCCTGTTCCAGACTTGGGAATTAAAAATCATTCAGTCTTAATATCCGCCCTGCTTGAGGAAATGCAAGATTGCTGTAATTCGGATTTCCCGGATAAACGCTTTACTTTTGAAGAATTGGCAATCAGGGTTAAACGCCGCGTCAAACGACAGGTATGGGCGATTGGTGGACAGAGTCCTGTAAGTGGCCGTTTAAAAGAGAGGGATGGAGGCATCTCCACTGCTGACTTTATCTTCGTTCCCACAGTCCCTTGTTTGACGCCTCGCGAACGTGAGAAACTAATCACACAACGTTTGGAAAGTGCCGATTCCGTTGTGCAGCAACTAGAGTACTTCTCACTGTTTGAAAGGGCATACAATCTGTACTTAGATGGTCAATTGGATAGAGCCCGTCGCGACTTATCTCTGTGCAGCCCACAGCACCGCAACTGGGAATGGCATTGGCTGAATCATATTCTACATAATCTTATGCCCCATAGTACTCTACCTCAATCAAGTGTAGCATTATCAATTTCGTCTAAGGGAGTGATTGCAATTGGCATGGGCCATTCAGCGATTGATGGTAAACTCAAAATCATAAATACAAAAACGGGCAATATTTTCTCAAAAAACACTTTCGCTCCAGGAGTGACTGTTGTTCAATTCTCTCCAAAACAAGATTTTTTAGTTGTTGGTGACAGAGAGGGGCATCTCACAGTATGGAATTCTCATTGCGAGTTAACTACGCGATTAGACTCAACAGAATCTGCCATAACAGCCATCCAGTTTACTGCTAAGGGCGATAAACTGGCTATTGGTAGAGAAAATGGCAGTGTGGATATCTGGGATGTATCCTCTCAAGGTGAATTCCAATTGATTAGCTCAATGCCAACTGTTCTTGGATCTATCAAAGAAATTACATTCTCGAGTAACGGCCAGGGGATTGCATGTGTATCCATCGATGGAGAAATAGCATACACTTCTCTCACAAACCTCGATTCATCCCAATCAATAGCAGAAATTCCCAATGTGCATTCGCTTGGATTTCTCAATTCAAGCACTGTAATCGCAGTAACGGATAAAGAACTTTTACAGGTATCATGCGTTACTGGGAAAATCAATTCACGCTTGAGAATAAATGATTGCACAAACGCATGGTTCAATCACAGATCTGGTTACATAATCTGTCTAGAGAAGTCGGCATTTGTTTTTCGTGAAATACATCAAGGAAATATTTTAGATCGTTTAATCACTCAAGCCGGCCCATACCACGCAGTGGAATTTAGCTCACCAGCAGGGAAGTTCGCAACCATCAATGATATTGGACATTTACTCCTTCAAGATGTTCCACTTCTTAAAGCACCAAAGAACATCAATGTGATGGGAATGAATTCTCAAGGTACTTTGGCTCTTGCTTCTGACAGCTCTGGTCTTCTAGATATCTACTCTCCCAAGAGTCTCGCACGGGCCAAAATACCCTTTTCTGTGAGTAAGAAACAGATCTCTGCATTCGCCTTTAGTTTTGGCAAAAGAGAGCTGATTTCTTTAGTCACAAAGTCAGGTCACGTTTCAGTATGGGATTTAGAAGAGGCTACGCAAATCAACTCATGGTCATCCACACTCAATAATATTTCAGCATGCGCTTGGCATCCAAACGATGAAATTCTCGTTCTTGCCAATCAGGATGGCCTGATTGAATTTTGGGACGTCGCGCTCGGTAAACAATGTCGGCCCAAACTCCGCACCGGGGGCTCTGGTATTACAGACCTCACTGTTTCGCCCAATGGTGCCTTTTTGGCAGCTGCGATGAAGGAGTACATGGCTACTCCAAGTAAGTCCATTGTTTGGGACATGTCTTCAGATCAGCGAATTGTCGAGTTTGTCCCCAGGCATCGCGGTCCGTCACGAAACAGTGAAATAGTTGCTGTCTCTTTTGCAGAAGATTCTCAATACGTAGTTTCTGCGACCCGAGGGGAAGGTCTAGCCGTCGTTTACCTCGACGCACCAAAATCGATTATCCAACTACCTGGTGAAAGAAGTGAGGTTAAAGATGTTATTGCATTTGGAAATCGGATTGTCTCAGTCGGAGATCAAATTACAATTCGAGATACTAAAACAGGCCATTCTGTTATTCAGATTGAGCAGAAAGCCCAGTCAGTGGCAAGGAATGGCGATAATATTCAGATTATGACCGACAATCGTGGTATCATTTCGTTTAATGGATCAGATCCATTGGAGATAGCTTCAATTCCAATTGAAGCTTATGACGCAGTGCCACTCTCTGATGGCACCTTGTTAATCGCAAGTTTACAAACTATCGATTTTCAATGGGGCGTTGCAGTGTGGAATATTCAGCGTAATAAACTTGAAAAAACAATCGCTTTAAGTGACTTCGCTGTGCGATCCATTGCAATATCTCCGGTATCACCAACAATGATTTTAGCGAGGGATGGTGGTGAACTTGCGTCTTATAACATTACATCTGGGAAAAAAATATGGTCAACGAAGGTAGGAAGCAGTAGCCTTTCTTCTTGCACATTCAACAGAAGCGGTACAAAAGTTGTCGTTGGCAGTGAAGATGGCCAAATAAAAATATACAATATTTCCGGCGAGCTAGTACATGGGCCAATTCAAATATCTGACAAGCCAATATCACGAATTCTCTGTCCACAAGATGTGGATGAACTGCTAGTGGCTTCAGGCACTGGAAGATTAAGCAAGTGGGACTGTGAAAATGCAGAATTAACTTGGGATATCAATGCGTATAAAAATAGTATCAATGATATTACCTTTGATTCTGACGAAAACATTGTCTGGTCAGTGGGTGATAACGGCGACGTTATCTCTTGGTCTTTCACTACGGCTAAACAGTTATCCAAAATAACAAGCTATTACCAGGACATTCACTCAATTGTAATCACCCCAACTGAAGACTCTATGATGGTGGGCTACAGTTGGGACTGTAATGTTCTATTCTGGTCAACATCACAACCTTTATCTTTCAAAACATACAACACTGGCACCCAGGGAGGTTGTCGCGTCCGTCTTTCGGAAGATAATGCAAAAGTGATTGCTGTTGCGAGTGATACACACGGCGTAAGGCTGTTTGACACACAGGCACTAATTTCGAAGCTGAAAATGTCTATAGATTAA